aaatgttaaattacttcaatgaaaacctgaatAGGAACAACAATGAGTGGatatattgtatttaaacatgaaatgatgtgtctgtaacagtgtgtgtgtgtctaagagTTCTGtgcatttctgtcatgtttcaAGTGTTTGTTGCACATTAGTAACTGTTTGGTGTAACAAGTGATTCATTAAAGCCACTTCTACACAAAAACGGGCCCAGGGATAAATATTGATTAGTTTTTAGATCATATTGATTTGTGAATTAGTGAAAACAGCAACGACGTACAGCAGCAACGTAGGAGAGTCATTTCCGTTGTCTCTGGCTGGAGGGAGGCTGCGATTTTGACAGTGTGAAAGCAGAGCTGGTCTGAGGCGAGGTGAGGCAAACCGCTCTGGATGAGTGGGGGCGCCCAGAACTACCCTGAAAAAAGATGCAGCAGTTACCAAATTTTCTACAAGCAGGATGGACTGGAAGCAAGAAAGAGTTGCAAGAAACCCGCCCAGCCATCAGCAGAAATTGTTATAAtaagaaacataaaatataaactcTTGTTTCACTGGTTTCTTCTTTGTGGATGTAGACATAAGTATGTGACATGTAGCTGCTTCTATAGAGGAAACAATGGATGATGATGCACAAGAACCAAGAACACATGAAAGCTGCTGCAATGTGAGAACAGACAGAGAGTTTAgagagctgctctgtttgtgcaCTCCAGAAGAAACAATGATTTTCTGCGGTTCAATGAACTTTTACTACAataatgttgctgttgttaGCAAATACATGAGTTTAATGGGTGAGGTGGGAGGGAGGCATAAAGAGGAAAGGCTTTACTATAAGGTTTGGATCAATCACTGTaagtttaatggaacttattgaagtcttaactcataatgaaagaaatGAGAAAATAGCAGGTGAAAGTGTCAAAGGAACAAAACCTGGACAAAGtgcatgctgaagacactggagacacaggacaagacaggacaaactgacaaaggggagcacaagacttaaatacacaaaggtcaacacacaggtgagaagaaTCATTGCAGGATGTAAAGGAAAACCAAGCTGGGAATCATGACAttaattaaaatgcaaacatgctgccaaaatgtttggtttaatagatgaaatcaaaaataaaacacactgccccacacacttacacatttCCTGCCTTAACAAGGCAACACCAAGTGGAAGGTGATGATGATCAGTTACACATAATTAAATCCGTTGTTGATGTGTTTTTACAAATCCGTGTTTCATTTGTGCTATTTGTTGACAAACTGATACTTGTCATATTTCCGACAATAATTAAAAGCAACATAAACAGCCAATGGGCGCCCAACACTGAAAGGGGCTGGAACCATCATGGAAGGATTATATATAAACTTGTTCAGTACAGCCGCTCTATTAGATCTCATGCATTTTTACTGTTACTAGTATCTAGGCTAACAAATATATGTTTAAATAGTAACTGTAATCCACACGGAGGTTAATGCGGGAAGCTTTAAATCCATTATACTTATGTAGCTTACAGTGTTTTACACTTATGTCATATGCTGGTCATTGATAGAGTGACTGCATTGATAGTGCTGTTGCTCTCTAGAGGACTACAGTATGTCGACTGTTTACATCTGTGCAGACGGACGTCCACGTTTACCCAGAGTACACCGGgagacacagaagagcagaggtgTCAAGGTCCCATTTCTAATTTAAACGACGGAAATTCTTATCtttcgttttcaaaataaaataacactatAAAATGAATTCTGAAGAGGCGGATCGTTTATTGATTTATTACTTTTGGGGGAGTTGTGTAGGTCTATTTAATCTGTGGTTATTTAATTCTGTTAACCAACCATTTGAACTTGCTTTTATTCAGCAATAgttatctttttttgtttgtggtaaaaaataaagtgcttttattttgaaaatacggGCCGGATATCCCCCTGCTCTTCCTGTTACCTTGACAATCGGAATGTGGTGCATGGCGCAGCGAGAGTGACGAGGACTATTTTGTTAATCTTTGGATATTGCAACCGTGGATTTTTTTGGAAAATCATGCAGAAATTTTGAAATGAGAGTGTGAAATGATATCACTTCCGAAAGTGTGGATAACTATCACTGCCCCATTGATGAATACGAGCAGAACGGGTCTAAGgaattgctgctgctgcattcataaacatttctttaggACTCACAACAACCCCTGAGCTGTGTTTTGGGGTCACTAAACACCACAAATCCTTATTGTGCACGTGGGTGGACAATGGCTGAGAAAGGTAAAATGAATATAGAGCCGCACGGCGGAGTTGCCTGGCTCCGAGAGGAACACGAAAAGGTAATCTTAGCTCTGCTGACACACTAAACATTTTGTTGGCTAGTATTTATGTGCAACATTAGCCAAACCACTGTAAGCTACTGGCCACGCGATGTTAAGCGCAGTGTTTGAACCACGAGTgggacttttcttttttttttctttttttttttttacataaaacaaGCAATAAACATCTGTAAATCTAGTGTATGCACGATGAAGGTTTGTAGCATTTTGAGTTTTCCAGAAACTTCCTTCCTCGCAGCCACTTACCCCCTGCATGTTCAAGTAGTTGAAAGGTTTAAGGAAGGTGGTTAGTTTCGTTTCTTTGCACTGTTGTGCTGCCATCTAAAGTTTCACTTGATACTCTTAAGGGAAAAGACACATATGATGACACTCCATTATTAAGTGGTATGCTAGGTAATGGTAAACGGAAATGCTAGTAAATCTTGCACGTTTACGCCCCCCTTGTATTTGAGTGTCCAACCCCCGGAAGTCCCACAATATACACATTTAACAAAAATACGGTCTGTATTGCAAATTTATACATTTTCATATACATTTTCAATGACGAACAACACTCTAAGAAGTTCTTACAATCATTATTTTCACTGTTTACACTCGTGTAGTCACAGGGAATTGTTATTTGTGCAGCTGTCCAACCGAATTGcgtgttgtttttaaagctgtttgtcttcctctgcctcttcctgaGGTGCAGCTGTGCTGAGTGTGTAACTATGACAAAATgtttatcatttattttataatatttgCAAGGCCAACCAAAAgactgttgattttttttttctccataacTTTTTGTGGTTGTATAGATTTTCTCTGTGATTCACTCTGAGATTATTTGTCCTACAACAGGTGGTGAAAAACTGTGAAAGTCAGATTGAACACTGGTAAGCATTAAAAGttcaaggtgtttttttaaaaaaaatatgcaacacACTGACAGTGTTTATGTTAAATTGAACAACTAAGAATAGGTACTCGTCAATGTTATACTATGATGCATGTCccttgaaaatatatttttaaaaatgtggtaTGTCATTCCAAGCATCCTATCTTCACTGTTTAAAGCACAAGTTGCAACGCATAAAAActaagcagacaggaagtgtcatGCAGTTTTCAATAAGCTCACATTACTGGTACATGTTATTAAGTTAGTATACAGTAAATTCTATCTGCATCAGCTCCACAAATCAAGAATACtctacatttatttatgtgatAAGGCTTGAATCCAGCCTCTGCACAGCCACCATGATTCAGATACTCTGATTGGCCAGTGGACTGCTGACTGAGCTGACAGCTTTTTGAGGACATTCCACtccatttaaaaataacatctgATCAGGTTAAGTACACCAATAATACATCATGACCTCCCATTGTAGGAAAACTATTCCTTTTCTGCCATGACACATCAAACTTTGAATGATTAAGATGCTAGTCTTAACAAAAGTGTTACAAGCAAAGATCAGAACGCCTTCTTAAATGGAAGACTAAATCTGTCAGTGACTGGATGCTGTTATAGGACTGCACTGATGCTACATCACAGTTGTTTACCAGCACAGACAACAAATTTTCCACAGGTGCAGAACTGCCACCAGATTTAACTGTTATTTGTGTTCTGATTCACCATTTATCACAAATTacaaacatattttgttttcagtgggagagacaaagacacaagTGGTGGAAATGTGGATGCCATTAAGGGAATTGAGACGAACCTTGTGTACAGACACTTAGCGATGGCAGAGCTGTGATCAGGCAGATTAAGTGGAAACACCTGTGTGAGCAGACCATGAGAGTGTAGGAGCCGTACAAAGTGTAACTTTGTTATTCTAAGTGCATTGCTATTGATTGCAAGCAGTCAGACAACCATCGGTTGTAGTATTGATAATAGTTGGGAGTAGTTGCGTTATGTTGCGAGTTACAGTTTTGTTTAGATTTTGTGGAAGTAAAGGCAATTATAGGGAAATAAAACACTTCTTTTTTTATCCATGTATGAAGAACTAAAATCTCAGTATTGaatgaagctgtttttttattatttcactgATATTCTTGATAAGAACTACACAGCTATGTTAGGGCCACACAGGTGATTTCACTCACTGGTAATTAGAGTTTTTACAACGGTGCGTTCAGTTTCAGTTGGGAAATCCCCTTAACAGATTTGAACtcaaatgaaaacagaattgAAATCGAAGCTGTGACTTCAAACCAACTCAGATCTCATGGCCTTTTCATAATAGTGATAAAGTATCACTAAAATACTGTTTATTAGCACTAATGTCTATTTATGTCTCAATAATTTAGACATACGCAGTGCTGTCCATATACAATGCTGTCAGTAATCACTTACTGTGAAGACAGAAATATGACTTCACAGATCAGGTGTGCTCCGACTTCTAATAAAACTTGAATACATCATCCATGTTTAGATGATTTGCAGAGACTGTGATTGACATCTTCACTTCTGTTTTGTTGGACCTTTAGGGCagtacaaatgtatttttttaatggtaCATTAATTTAGTTGCTTTAAGTCTTTTCTAATGTAGCTCTGCCTGCCaaaagcttaattaggcagaaAAACTGGCAACATTAATGTGGTTGTAGAAAGATGtcaaaacaagaaaatgaaCCAGTAGTCAAAAGGAGCTGCAGAACTTGTACAAGTGAAAATCACATATTTGTCATGACACAAGGAAGGACATTCTCTCTCTTTGATGCACATAAAACAAGCTCACAAACCTTACTTCACACACAACATCCATCACACAACTTCCGTAAAAGTATTGCTCTCCCAGACTGCTTTATAATAGCTCTTTTTGGTCATTAAGTGGTCTCTTTCAAAAGCTTGAGTGCAGAATTTCTGGTGAAAGGCTGGAGTACACTTCCAACAGATGACTAGACTAACCAGTAAGAGATTTATTACTCAGCATTAAGGGATTTTGGAGAAACTGTGCTTTCATCTGGCCATGTAATACTTTTTTTGGAAAAGGCAGCGAAAATCAAACCGGCCTAAGTATTTATATTATGGACAAAGCTGACATAAAGCTTtgctttgcaaaaaaaaacagagagcaggaaataaAGCCTCTAATTTCAGAGTAAACATtcctcacacacatttctatttaGCTACCCGTTGTCATTATAAGTGCCTGGCAACAAATACATACAGGTGACATACCGAGGCCTCCTTCTTccctcagagagagacaggcagctCCATAGTTATTGTTTATATCATATTATTCCATGGTTTTTGAGGTGACctgtagaaaaaaacatatatttgaATAGTTGTATTTTTTGCAGGAATAAGGTGTCAGGTGACTATGAAGCCCTGACTGACCGCCTCGAAACTCTACCAGACCAACTGTCCTATGACATCATGGTGAGTGCTAACCtagtttaaaaacacacaataaaggACACATTCTTTACTTCCCAGAAGCTGaccataaatatatatatgtatttttacacCATTCACTGAaagttttatttcttctttttgtcctACTTTCACGTCCACATTCCACCACCTGCTCCATTTGACCCGTTTCTCTCTTGTGTGCTCTTTTTCCGTCCACCGTGCTATGAACAGGTGCCATTTGGCCCATTGGCCTTCATCCCTGGGAAGTTGGTGCACACCAACGAGGTCACAGTGCTGCTGGGTGACAACTGGTTCGCTAAGTGCTCTGCCAAACAAGCTCAAAAAATCGTCAGTCACAGGATGAAATGTGAGTGTTTTGGAGACGATTGTTTCCCATCCTCGCTGAACAGGCAGCATTGTGGGATGTAATCACTCAATGCTGCGGTTCATCCAGCAGAGGGTGGTGGTGCATCATGTGTCATGATATCTTGTCTGAATACTGAAGTGATAAACTTAATTTACACTGTGCCAGGATTCACCACAGGAGGTTTGGCCAAACCTTCTATGTTGATCAAAGACGCTGAAACAATAAGAGCGTTTGTAATAACAGTTTTTTGGTTTATTTCACATGTGGTTAAAGGCTTGCAAGCTGCAAGGCATATTTGCAGCACATACTGACTGTGCTGCTTTTGCACTGACACATTGCACATACCAGCTGCCATGGGTGTCAATCTCATGATAACTATTCATACCTGCTCTTCTCCTGTGGTCAAATCAAGCCCTGTCAGTGTAACAGTTTTGTTCAGTCTAACATGAGTTGCCCTGAGTGTTAACCCTGCTGCTCATTCTAGGTCTGAAAATCTCATATCAAGTCAAATGGGCCCAAGTAACGATCTCTGATGTGAACATTATTAGAATGTTTAGTGAAGCAGAAATGTGCTGCCACAGCCCATCTACAGCCCCCCTCCCCCGTCTCCTGACCCTGCCCACCCTGCTATTACAGAGCTAAGTGCTGTAATACAAACATAGCTAGCTGAAATGTGTCAGACAGCGGCTGAGTTGTCAGGCCGTCTGTGTTTGACCTTTCCTCACTTCCAGTTGATGCACTGACTGGAGGGGCTCCCGATCGCCATGGAAACAAGGGCCCTCTGCTGCTATTAGTGAAAGGGCTTAATTGTTGTGAAGATTTAATGATCCGGAGTAGTATTCAGGGCAGAAGATATTATGAactgtttgtgtcatcatttttcttttttttctcttgcagACTTGTTTAGGATTTTAACTCTTTAGCAGCTGgttgtcattgtcatgtttaatGTTTCATTGAAATCTCTTTCTGCCTGCAGCCAGTTTTTACACATTTGGTTTTGTCAGTCTTTTGATGATTGTACATCTGTTTTCTACAGATGTGAAGAATGAATTAGATGCCCTATCTGAGACGATGAAAAACTTTGAAGCCAGAGTTGGGTTTGCAAAGGATTTGGAAAGCATCTCATCTGTATGTTGCATTGCTACACATGAGATATTTTGCAATACATAAATGGGGACAAATGCATTGACTTTTGCTTTCCTGTTCTTTAGACTAAAGGGGACTTTGTTGACATTAAAGAAGATGTCGGAAACAACGAATCTGCTGTCACCAAAGGTATCTTTGTCAGCTTTTTTTCTGACCTCATTTCACTTGCAAAGCCCTTTGACCCATTGCTTAATTCTTCACTGTAATCAGATTGATATTTAGCCATAAAGACATTCTTTTCTACCAGGAAAGCAAAGAATAGCTCACAAACCAAAGCCCAAGCCTGACGTGGTGTTAGACCTAAAAAAGGACGAggagaatgaaggagagagcagagatggagagagtaGGAAAGGCATCATGTCTCAGGAGGAGTTGTGGGCTAGACTGGATGAACTGGAGAAACTGGAGGAGCTACAAGATGAGCTGGACAggtacataaacacactcagGCTATTTTCTAATCAGTCTcataaaaagcacatttttctaagacaaattaaaatgttttttctacAGACTATCGGATAATGCAGATATTAATGGCGAGGACacatcatcctcttcttcagaggaggagaaggaggcagtTGCTGCACCTCAAGTAAATGGTTTGAGTTTGAAGCCAAGCTGGACATCTGGGCCTCACATTAAAACACCACTCAGCTCAGtcagaaaggaggaagaggactgTGAAGAGGAGGACGGCGACTGTTTGCCTACCATCTTCTTCTCTCACACGGTTGAACCTAAAAAGGTAAGAAtactctgtttcctgtcctaCTCTTATAAATTCTGCAGtgctttttttcatcctttttgtctttttctcttaGGTGAGGATAAAtacaggcaaaaacacaatgttgaagTTCAGTGAAAGGAAAGAGCAGAAAGAACattcaaagaggaaaaagaagaatgGCCACAATAATGGACACTCCCATCATGAACTTCACAAGATCACAACACCAGCAGATGTCTACAGGTAACAACAGCACAGTCAACCTGATGTATTGCATCTGACACTTAGACTTGACAGTTTTCCAAAAAACAGAGTGTTCCTATTTGATGAATTGTCTGTTGTGTCAGGTTGTTTGTGGATGTGAAGAATGGAGAGCCCATTCCCAGAAAGTCCATCCTGAAGTCTCGGAGTCGAGAGAACAGCGTGTGCAGTGACACAAGTGAGAGCAGCGCAGCGGACTTTGAGGAACGCAGAATGATTGGACGCGGTTTCAGCTACGACGAGGCAACGCACAGTGACACCAGTGATGGCATTACGGAGGAAGACAGCCCCACAGCGCTGCCGCTGCAACCAGCAAGCCGGTTTGAGGTAAGGGACAACATTTTACTATGTTAAAAAGATTCAAACCttcaaacatgatcaaaaacTGTCTACACAACGTGAAGACTAACGGCCATGCTGTTATTTAAACACATTGTGAGGCATTGTATTACTCAGATATCTACTAAGAGCATAAAGCTCTGTGAGATCGAAAGTAATGATTTAACTCACCAGGTAGTGTTCACTGTTAACCACACGTGTCTCTTGCTGCACCTCTTAAGACATCCACTCACAGGACAACCAGCTTTTGATCAGAGCCTGAAGCCTGAACCCCACAGCAAAGGAACTTTGTATAGTGGTATACAGAACCAGCTGGTTGCAGGATAAACATTCGTAGCATTCATACCAGGATTTTTACAGAAACAAAAGTGTCTCAGCTCTAGAGAAGCTTTTTTATTCTACCTTCTACCTACCAATTTCTAATGTGCAAGGTCTTTACACAACTAGTGGTAATGTTTTCTAATAATATCTACCGGTAATCTTGTGTTCTTTAGCAACTTAGGTAGCTACATCTCTATAAAAGTGAAAGTGATTATTCACGTCATTAACTACTGTTACTTGTCCTCTTCTCAGGCTTTTTCAGGTACAGTGGTAGAAAAGGATCCAATGCCTTCAGCTGTCCCCCATCTGACCATCACCCCACCGGCTCTACCAACCATACTGgagaggaaacaggaggaggTGGCACCTGATATGGCCCCACCCCAGCAGGCCCCAAAAAGGGTGTCAAAATTTAAAGCTGCTAGATTGCAGCAGAAGTGACTTTTACTGGACAAATAACCTGTTTTCACTATAACaggctttttgtttgttttctagaACCTATCAActgaacacaaaacaaaccatcctcttcttctttcactCACCTGTCATCCACTTACCCTTGTAATCATCCAGGGACTCTctcattagaaaaaaaacagtagcaATGCTAACAAATGAgccttgtatgtgtgtgtgtgtgtgctttttaacAAGCTGCAGACACTGTTTAATGCTGTCTCTTCTGCTTCTCATACCACACTTCTTCTGTTGTAACGTTACGTGCCAGGTTAGGTGAGACCATACGCTTTGCCACACAGAATGAGTTGCCTTGTCTTGATTTGTTTCCTTTTCAAATATTGATCATTATACAGAATCAGGTGGCAGTAGCTTTTGTTTTACCTTCTTTCCACCTGCCTATTGAATGTATGTATTCCTTTGTGACAAGCTTTATGTAAAGACAACAATTAATATTGatggaaacaaaaaggaaaataaaagatttTGACTACAAGTACCCTGAAAGCGAAGTTTTATCTTCTGCAGGAGACATAGGATCATTTATGatatgcttttttaaaaacaattatAAATCTCTCCAGTAACAAAGGTTTTCTCCAACAAACTGCATTGTGAAAATGGGTAGTAAAATATTTTTGGTGCTCATACTTTGTGTAGTTTTACTCTTTGCACAGCTATTACCAAGCACTAACTGAGCTAATATGAGCTTTTATGAGTTATCGTTGCTTTTAGTGAATTTCCTGTTGTGCATTAAAATGTGAGGAGCTAAATAAAGCACAGACCCAAATAGCACCCAAACTTTCTAAAGAAGCAATAACATTTCATAAAGGTTAGAACTCAAAATGCCTTCTTCAGTTAGTGCAAACGTAGTCAGACTGCAGCTGTAATGGAAGTGAAGGAGCCAAACAAATCAGGGGGTGATACAACTATTTCACTGCAGCAAAAAGACTGGAGGAAAGTCTTATTTAGAGAGCAAAAGCTGTAGCTCATGGTTGCATTTAATAAGCTTAGGAACAGTGTATGATATGAAACTGTTGCATGACTTGGTATAATGGAAAATTCCTGTTACTGATTGAGTTGAAAAATGTACACATGTGGGATTCATTTTTggaagaagttaaaaaaaaatagcggcaactgtttttgtttataaCTTATATGTCTATTTAATCTACATTTTTTTGATCTGCATAGTACAGatcttaaataaataataatatactgAGCTTTGTGTTACCGAAATGGAAATACTCTAGTGAGAGGCTTAAAAATTGTACAGTATTTTTGTGAATGTTGTCACCATCAGTGGAGAATGGGAACAAGTGCACAAAGAAAATATGACTGTTATATACCGTTACTGCATTGTTCTAGTTATTCCGATGATTAATATAAACATTAGTTTATTAAAAATGAGTATTATTTTCTGCTCAAACTAATTCAAAGCTAATGagtatttattgatttattgataatTTAATCTATTGTGTGTTCCTGGCTGACATTGTGTTGCAAGCCCAGAGGAATGTGTTCAATACTAGGTGAAGGGAGGCATTATGGAGAAGACCATCATGGTGGTCTCATTATTGTTTCCTTAAGATAGCAGAGCAACACACCACTGTACTTCATCTACCCGCAAAAGCTTTAATTAACGCTATGGCTTATGAGTTGAAGGGCTATCACTCCCCTTTTAGTTAAACGGTGGGAGTGTAGGTCTCTGATAAGAAGCTTTTAAACAGGTCCTGAGGTgactcccccaccaccaccaccaccctgtttCATCAGGATTATTTCTCCAATATGAAAATCCAGGTAGCATGAGACAGATTAGGCAATGCTTAACATGCTAGCGTTGTGTTAGTGAGACACAGATCAATGGACTTATGTAGGTTAAGCTGCCAAGGTATATGCAGGAACATAGCAGAAGTGCATTTCAAAGAAATCTAGCATAGAAACTATGTAATGAGCCCGAACGCACTCCAGATCTGCACTTCAGGGATTAAGAGGGATTTTAAAGAGTTGTGTGATGAAGGATTCAAGCAGGTATTGTTGTCCAGACAGGTGCTTTGGCCTGAAGGAAGCAGTGGGAAAGTTGCACTTAGCTCCAAATGACAGAAGAATggattaaacagcagctttctcaCTGCAGTTTGAGCACGAGATATTATAGATCCAAGTGTCTTGTAACTACATCTTTTACACTCTGATCAACTGGTTTGGATTCCTCACTTATTCCACTAATGAATCTCAGGAGTACCGTTGTTCCCCTCAAATATtacttgtttaaaaaaacactcattTCTATCCAATTTAATCACTGAACAACAGCTAACCTATTAGATAATTAGTTATTAAAGCCAGTAGTTAATTAATGTGTTACTTGATTTGAAATTTGCAACTATTTGATaaccaaaagaaaaataattttccTTATATTAAATGAAATATATTTGAGTATAAGTCTTTTGGTTAGAGAAATTCTTCTACTACACCTGCATGTTTTAGACTGGAAACATTAATTGATTAACTGACAAAATCACAGACAAATAATCAAGCAAACACCACAGTAATCATTATGtatgatattaaaaatgtaagCGCTTCAACTTCAGGGGAAAATACACAATAGCCAACACAAAAGTGGAACACAAAGCCAAGGACCTGTTGCTGTATGAGATGGTGTTTTTAATTCTCTACTTATAATTAagtctgagtttttttctgagaGGAATATGTTTGTAATATGTTTACTTAagatgtctttgtgtctgtcttggAGGGTAATCTACAGTGAAGGTCAGGTGGGTGGTAGAAGTGTGATAGATGTTACAAGCATCTAATTAAACCTCCCTAATAGAGCCATTTACCAACTAAAATGCTAaatcactcttttttttaatcttcccATAAAACAGGCAACAACATAACAGGCAGTTTTAACGCCATGCGCAGAATCAGCATTCAAATATATTTTACAGATTGaaacataataaaatattacaaatataaAACCTATTGTGAATTTTTCAGACATCAAGGTGCTATTTTTACAGGTAATCCCCTAATGTGACATTTATAATAGCGCACAATCGTTCTAATGCAGGCACATTACAGACAGATGCTTGATGAAGTCTGCGTCCTGGAGACGCCAGAGCACATTTTACGCACGGTGCCAGACTGTTACACTTACACACCAGCGGCCAGATGAGGGAGACATACGGCTTCGGGACATGTCGAAGTATCCCGAGTAATTTTTTTATAAGATTTCATTACCTCTTTCTTCAACTGGAAATACTACAGAGCAAGCGCGCTGCTGGCTTCGACTGGCGTTTCAgacgtgtgcgtgtgtctgtgtgtgagtgtttttttttttacacagagagGCGGAAACGGCAGTTCAAGGGGAAATCTGGGTCTTACTACAGTGAGCTGGGCGTTTATGATAAAGCGTGTGAAGCGTACGGTCCGTCACTCAGCAGTCAGTCAACCAGTTCAACATCACTCTCCACTGAACTCCAGCTGTCACATCGCTGTCCTCCGCGGATCCTCGATATTGGCCAGGTAAGAGAAATCACTGCGCCTCTCGGAGAGTTATTCGTGAAAAGTTTCAGACGAGTCGGATTCTGATAGACACGCGTTTCGAGATGCCACCGATGGCTTTCTTTTTGGTAAAAAGTGAGACATAGCGAGGGGTTGGAAGGTGACTACAGAGATTCAGTGTAAGTTATCGCAAAAAAGTCTTGCAAACGAATGTAGACAATAACATGAATTATGTGTGTATTTCCTGGGTGTTTATTGCGCATTAGACCGTGAACATGCATCAGATTTTCATGACATTGCTCCTAAATCACATCCACtgcgtttttgtttttaaatgtaacattatCAAGAGCAGGATGGAAGGTAAATCATCTTAGTTATATGTCTTTTAAGTTGCACCTTTAACATCTTATAGAggccatattttttttaatataaactgtCACCTGTACAGAGTGCCACTGCTACTTTCAAAGCCACCCTCACCCTCTAccatcacccccacccccccacccccttttcCTCCTGTTTCCAAATGCTCTCCTTTGAAGCGATGATGCCCCATCTGTCATATGTGAGCAAAGAGAGACCATGCTCTGCTCTTCTCAATTACTGAATTCTCCTCATGCCAGCTCCGgtgggacaggaggaggagcaggtgggtGGCAGTCAGTGCGATCAATCAACATGAAATATTCAGCTTTGAATATACACATCAtttactactgctgctgctgtcctt
This window of the Parambassis ranga chromosome 6, fParRan2.1, whole genome shotgun sequence genome carries:
- the uri1 gene encoding unconventional prefoldin RPB5 interactor 1, with translation MAEKGKMNIEPHGGVAWLREEHEKVVKNCESQIEHWNKVSGDYEALTDRLETLPDQLSYDIMVPFGPLAFIPGKLVHTNEVTVLLGDNWFAKCSAKQAQKIVSHRMKYVKNELDALSETMKNFEARVGFAKDLESISSTKGDFVDIKEDVGNNESAVTKGKQRIAHKPKPKPDVVLDLKKDEENEGESRDGESRKGIMSQEELWARLDELEKLEELQDELDRLSDNADINGEDTSSSSSEEEKEAVAAPQVNGLSLKPSWTSGPHIKTPLSSVRKEEEDCEEEDGDCLPTIFFSHTVEPKKVRINTGKNTMLKFSERKEQKEHSKRKKKNGHNNGHSHHELHKITTPADVYRLFVDVKNGEPIPRKSILKSRSRENSVCSDTSESSAADFEERRMIGRGFSYDEATHSDTSDGITEEDSPTALPLQPASRFEAFSGTVVEKDPMPSAVPHLTITPPALPTILERKQEEVAPDMAPPQQAPKRVSKFKAARLQQK